The genomic DNA AGGGGAGAGAACCTTGCCCCATGTGGACTTGTTTTTCGCGAAACCGGACTTGCTGGGAGTTGCTTGTTTGCTGTCACCTTGCGCCTGTGCTGCGTTGCCCTCGTCACACCGCAGCCGCGAAGCGGCAAGTGTGTCTGCGTGCGTCTTGTTATCCCCTTCCACGCTCTTGAAGTTCTCGTAGATGCAGACGGTATCGCCTTCCTGCAGCATCTGGTTCGCCTTGCCGACGACTCCGTTCACGCGCACCTTTTTTTTGCGGATGACGGCGAAGAAAACCGACAGGGATTCGTCGGGGAATGCCTTGCGTAAAAAACGGTCCAGTCGCATGTTGGCGAAGTTGCGGTCGATGATGCGCGTAATCATGTAATGAAAGATAGAAATAAATGCCAAACAAGTTTGTCGCTTCTCTCGCCTTGCAGAATTTTTATATTTGCGCCATGCTCAGATGGGAAACACTTTTATCCGCTACGCGTTACGGGCACCCGGCAGACCCGGACCCGAACCGCTCCGATTATCACAGGGATTACGACCGCATTGTTTTTTCAACGGCTTTCCGCAGGCTTGGCCGCAAGACACAGGTTCACCCGTTCTCGGTGAATGACCACGTGCATAGCCGCCTGACGCACAGTATCGAGGTCTCGAGCGTGGGGCGTAGCCTTGCGATTACGGTTTTCCACCTCATCAAGAAGTACTTGCCCAAGTATATCAACGAATACCAGTTCGGAACCATCGTGCAGTCGGCCTGCTTGGCTCACGATATCGGTAACCCGCCGTTCGGGCATGCGGGCGAGGCGGCTATCCGCGAGTGGTTCCGCAAGAACCGCCAGAGCGCTCCGCTGAAGGATTTGAGCGACAAGGAAATGGCGGACTTCGAGAATTTTGACGGCAACGCGCAGGGGCACCGCATATTGAGCAAGCTGGAGTACCACTTTCTCGATGGCGGAATGCGCCTTACCTACGCTACCATCGGCGCCATGATAAAGTACCCGCAACTGGCCAAGTACGGTTGCCCCACCAGTTTGTTCTCGACGGAGGCGGACCTCTACGGGATTACCGCCGAAACGCTTGGGCTCCCGCAGATAGATAATGGCAAGTGGGTGCGCCACCCGCTCGTTTACCTGATGGAAGCCGCCGACGATATCTGCTATTCCATCCTCGACGTGGAAGATGCCATTGAACTCGGGATTCTTTCGTTTGGCGATGTGCGCGACATGTTCAGCTACCTCTGCGGTCCCGAAATAAATATCGACAAGGAATACGAGGAAAACGGTCGCAACTTCCGCGACTTCCTCAGCAGTATTCGCGGAAAGGCTTTCCAGAACATTATAGACGACGTTGCCGTGACGTTCGTGAAGCACTATGAAGAAATCATGGAAGGCAAGCTCAACAGCCACCTGATAGATATCACGAAGTCCGATGCCATGTGGGGCATCCGCATTGCGAAGCGCCTAGGCGTGGAACGCATCTACCCGGACCGCCGCAAGACGGAACTTGAAGTCGGTAGCTACACGACTCTTGCGACCGTCCTTGACGCCTTTATCAACGGCGTTTACGATTACAGGCAGAACGGCAGGAATTCTTACCGTGCCGACCGCATCGTACGGCTTATCGGGCAGGCGAAAATCGGGCAGAGCGTGACCGCCGCCGAGGCCTACCACCAGGTGCTCGATTTTGTGACGGGCATGACGGACAACTACGCCACATACCTGGCGCGCCAGATTGGCGGCCTTGCGATGGGCGTGTAGGCGGGGGTCCCTTGAAGGTCTGGCTTTTCGATTACGACCTTACTTTGTATGGCGACGAAGAGCGCTATGTCATCAATTCGCTCGACCACCGCATT from Fibrobacter sp. UWR3 includes the following:
- a CDS encoding deoxyguanosinetriphosphate triphosphohydrolase, with amino-acid sequence MLRWETLLSATRYGHPADPDPNRSDYHRDYDRIVFSTAFRRLGRKTQVHPFSVNDHVHSRLTHSIEVSSVGRSLAITVFHLIKKYLPKYINEYQFGTIVQSACLAHDIGNPPFGHAGEAAIREWFRKNRQSAPLKDLSDKEMADFENFDGNAQGHRILSKLEYHFLDGGMRLTYATIGAMIKYPQLAKYGCPTSLFSTEADLYGITAETLGLPQIDNGKWVRHPLVYLMEAADDICYSILDVEDAIELGILSFGDVRDMFSYLCGPEINIDKEYEENGRNFRDFLSSIRGKAFQNIIDDVAVTFVKHYEEIMEGKLNSHLIDITKSDAMWGIRIAKRLGVERIYPDRRKTELEVGSYTTLATVLDAFINGVYDYRQNGRNSYRADRIVRLIGQAKIGQSVTAAEAYHQVLDFVTGMTDNYATYLARQIGGLAMGV